In Malus sylvestris chromosome 15, drMalSylv7.2, whole genome shotgun sequence, a single genomic region encodes these proteins:
- the LOC126604750 gene encoding nudix hydrolase 20, chloroplastic-like isoform X2 — translation MASISGGSLLVDSLVSRFTAKAFRAFPNSLTTSRPLRSAPKAIHEILTSRSVSVSAASDVFTWDDVLRISKPDALQDDPSDLKGYSDKIKICNRGLESQSEFMPFVIEDQIIGYIHNGFAEKLHSFKDVFVFPPENSNSDDGGGSMTLHSSLRTAEDRTRAVGDVIKSLGEEELIPGIRNELYPVASSFGAPICFSLERAAAPYFGIKAYGVQMNGYVEKDGQKFLWIGKRSQQKSTYPGMLDQLVAGGLPHGVACGENVVKECEEEAGIPRPISSVAVPVGAVSYMDIDGYRYKRDVLFCYDLKLPESFMPKNQDGEVESFKLIPVTHVANIIRRTQFFKPNCSLVIIDFLFRHGAGTLGPSPSDTWICYKV, via the exons ATGGCCTCCATCAGCGGCGGCAGTCTTCTCGTCGACTCTTTGGTCTCACGTTTCACTGCCAAAGCTTTTCGCGCGTTCCCCAACTCCCTCACGACGTCGCGTCCACTTCGATCCGCCCCCAAAGCTATTCACGAAATCCTCACTTCTCGCAGCGTATCTGTCTCTGCAGCCTCAGATGTCTTCACTTGGGACGACGTCCTCCGGATCTCCAAACCGGATGCCCTTCAGGACGACCCTTCAGATCTCAAAGGCTACTCTGACAAGATCAAAATCTGCAATCGCGGACTG GAATCTCAATCGGAGTTCATGCCGTTTGTGATTGAGGACCAAATTATTGGTTACATTCACAATGG TTTTGCTGAGAAGTTACATAGTTTCAAGGACGTGTTTGTTTTCCCGCCAGAAAATTCAAATTCTGATGATGGTGGCGGCTCAATGACCTTGCATTCTTCACTGCGCACGGCGGAGGATAGGACGCGAGCGGTGGGAGATGTAATCAAAAGCTTAGGGGAAGAAGAACTGATTCCAGGTATAAGAAATGAG CTATACCCGGTGGCATCATCCTTTGGGGCACCCATATGTTTCTCTCTAGAACGTGCTGCTGCGCCTTATTTCGGAATAAAG GCTTATGGAGTGCAAATGAATGGCTATGTTGAAAAGGATGGCCAGAAGTTTCTATGGATAGGGAAGAGAAGCCAACAGAAATCCACTTATCCAGGGATGCTTGATCAGCTCGTTGCTGGGGGACTG CCTCACGGGGTTGCATGTGGGGAAAATGTTGTAAAGGAATGTGAAGAGGAAGCCGGAATACCCAGACCCATTTCCAGTGT AGCTGTACCAGTTGGAGCTGTTTCTTATATGGACATTGATGGGTATAGATACAAAAGggatgttttgttttgctatgATTTAAAGCTTCCTGAGAGTTTCATGCCAAAGAATCAAG ATGGAGAGGTGGAGAGCTTCAAGTTGATTCCAGTGACTCATGTTGCAAACATCATACGGAGGACGCAATTTTTCAAGCCAAATTGCTCTCTCGTCATCATTGACTTCCTTTTTCGACACGG TGCAGGTACATTAGGCCCGAGTCCTTCGGATACCTGGATCTGCTACAAAGTTTGA
- the LOC126604750 gene encoding nudix hydrolase 20, chloroplastic-like isoform X1 — MASISGGSLLVDSLVSRFTAKAFRAFPNSLTTSRPLRSAPKAIHEILTSRSVSVSAASDVFTWDDVLRISKPDALQDDPSDLKGYSDKIKICNRGLESQSEFMPFVIEDQIIGYIHNGFAEKLHSFKDVFVFPPENSNSDDGGGSMTLHSSLRTAEDRTRAVGDVIKSLGEEELIPGIRNELYPVASSFGAPICFSLERAAAPYFGIKAYGVQMNGYVEKDGQKFLWIGKRSQQKSTYPGMLDQLVAGGLPHGVACGENVVKECEEEAGIPRPISSVAVPVGAVSYMDIDGYRYKRDVLFCYDLKLPESFMPKNQDGEVESFKLIPVTHVANIIRRTQFFKPNCSLVIIDFLFRHGYIRPESFGYLDLLQSLRSGDCS, encoded by the exons ATGGCCTCCATCAGCGGCGGCAGTCTTCTCGTCGACTCTTTGGTCTCACGTTTCACTGCCAAAGCTTTTCGCGCGTTCCCCAACTCCCTCACGACGTCGCGTCCACTTCGATCCGCCCCCAAAGCTATTCACGAAATCCTCACTTCTCGCAGCGTATCTGTCTCTGCAGCCTCAGATGTCTTCACTTGGGACGACGTCCTCCGGATCTCCAAACCGGATGCCCTTCAGGACGACCCTTCAGATCTCAAAGGCTACTCTGACAAGATCAAAATCTGCAATCGCGGACTG GAATCTCAATCGGAGTTCATGCCGTTTGTGATTGAGGACCAAATTATTGGTTACATTCACAATGG TTTTGCTGAGAAGTTACATAGTTTCAAGGACGTGTTTGTTTTCCCGCCAGAAAATTCAAATTCTGATGATGGTGGCGGCTCAATGACCTTGCATTCTTCACTGCGCACGGCGGAGGATAGGACGCGAGCGGTGGGAGATGTAATCAAAAGCTTAGGGGAAGAAGAACTGATTCCAGGTATAAGAAATGAG CTATACCCGGTGGCATCATCCTTTGGGGCACCCATATGTTTCTCTCTAGAACGTGCTGCTGCGCCTTATTTCGGAATAAAG GCTTATGGAGTGCAAATGAATGGCTATGTTGAAAAGGATGGCCAGAAGTTTCTATGGATAGGGAAGAGAAGCCAACAGAAATCCACTTATCCAGGGATGCTTGATCAGCTCGTTGCTGGGGGACTG CCTCACGGGGTTGCATGTGGGGAAAATGTTGTAAAGGAATGTGAAGAGGAAGCCGGAATACCCAGACCCATTTCCAGTGT AGCTGTACCAGTTGGAGCTGTTTCTTATATGGACATTGATGGGTATAGATACAAAAGggatgttttgttttgctatgATTTAAAGCTTCCTGAGAGTTTCATGCCAAAGAATCAAG ATGGAGAGGTGGAGAGCTTCAAGTTGATTCCAGTGACTCATGTTGCAAACATCATACGGAGGACGCAATTTTTCAAGCCAAATTGCTCTCTCGTCATCATTGACTTCCTTTTTCGACACGG GTACATTAGGCCCGAGTCCTTCGGATACCTGGATCTGCTACAAAGTTTGAGGAGCGGCGATTGTTCTTAA
- the LOC126604756 gene encoding small polypeptide DEVIL 10-like has protein sequence MTTSHFQQPQTDQTRRRKSHRKIGFGKRCLMMAKQQKTRFYILRRCVSMLLCWHDHSISD, from the coding sequence ATGACAACTTCTCACTTCCAACAACCGCAAACAGACCAAACTCGCCGCCGCAAGAGCCACCGGAAAATCGGGTTCGGAAAACGATGCTTGATGATGGCAAAGCAACAGAAGACACGGTTCTACATCCTCAGACGCTGCGTTTCCATGCTCCTCTGCTGGCACGACCACTCCATCTCAGATTAG